TCCGACACTGGCCCCATGGTCGGAATGGACCGTGAACGGCATCGTTCCTACCGGGGCTGATATCAAGACCATCATCTGCCCTTCCGATCCGTACCAGAAAAACCTTTTCAACGGGCAGGGCGGAACGAACTACGCGTTCTGTGCGGGAGACAATGGGGACCGGCTGGACGACCCCGATGGACGCGGTTGCTTCTGTCGTATCAGCAGCATCAAGATGCGCGACATTCTCGATGGAACCAGCAATACCATTGTGGTGGGTGAAATCGTCCGGCCGAAGGGTGGCAGGGCGCTCGGAGACATTGCACGTCCCAGTTCTGGTGACTGGAACGCCATCGTTGTCAGCAACCCGTCTGCCTGTGCGGCGATGTACAATCGTTCGACTGGCCTGTATGTCAGTCCGCTTCCTTCCAGCGGGCATCACGGCGGTGGCGATCAGAAGCAGGGGTATCGTTATGGTGACGGCGGATCTGTCTTCACCCTCTTCACGACAATTCTCCCTCCGAACTCGGCCAGCTGCATGCGACTGAACAACGACAGCGGAGACGGCATCCTCAGTGCGGGAAGTCGACACTCCGGGGGAGCCCAGTTCTGTCTGGCTGACGGAAGCGTTCGGTTCATCAGCGAGAACATCGACACCGGTGATCTGACGGCTCCCGTTCCTCCGGCCAACTCGGCAGTTCCGTCGCCTTACGGCGTATTCGGTGCTCTCGGAACCCGTGCCAATGGCGAAGTGATCGGCGAGTTCTAGAAGCAAACTCAGCATGGCCGAGGATTCGTCCAAGGACTGCAGGAGAAGCATGAAAATGCTCTAAGCCTGAATTCAGGTTGTTGAAGATTGAAATCT
The genomic region above belongs to Rubinisphaera margarita and contains:
- a CDS encoding DUF1559 domain-containing protein, which gives rise to MSAPSPEGNSNHARVGFTLIELLVVIAIIAILVALLLPAVQQAREAARRSACKNNLKQVGLALQNYHDTHSVFPPGRGGPGHGSGDRWSAHVHLLPYIEQPALYDAWMAQAENPAYPTLAPWSEWTVNGIVPTGADIKTIICPSDPYQKNLFNGQGGTNYAFCAGDNGDRLDDPDGRGCFCRISSIKMRDILDGTSNTIVVGEIVRPKGGRALGDIARPSSGDWNAIVVSNPSACAAMYNRSTGLYVSPLPSSGHHGGGDQKQGYRYGDGGSVFTLFTTILPPNSASCMRLNNDSGDGILSAGSRHSGGAQFCLADGSVRFISENIDTGDLTAPVPPANSAVPSPYGVFGALGTRANGEVIGEF